The following coding sequences are from one Novosphingobium sp. Gsoil 351 window:
- a CDS encoding bifunctional diguanylate cyclase/phosphodiesterase, protein MVMAYLLPRLQSLKKSLLELLFEVGAFAYAGVCGLIAAQCMVLNAPSSVQTLTVANAMSYGAAMASRNAGRPAIAIGQLVLAAGPVIIAGAISPDLAHRVLAGITALFLPAMISISVSIFEVMRTSIAAAETSTRLAEKMQLLARTDVVTGLYNRAGLNHHLVERLMRLQGNRKFALFWLDLDRFKEVNDTLGHPVGDRVLSEIATRLRKQCPPDATIARFGGDEFIIACETDSRGELETLAASLLEAITQPIRIDGDRLQIHSSMGIAMMPDDGNDIDSLMQGADLALYHSKVNGRNQFSFFDPSMTRDLVRRREIESELRLAIQREELSIYFQPIVDLGTGRIRSFEALVRWFHPEKGELKPDEFIPVAEETGVIITLGNWITAQAAKTAAQWPEDVTLCVNLSPLQLRAPGAALGILGAIREAGLKPSRLELEITESVFLEADETTDNFIRQLAAEGVRFALDDFGTGYSSLGYLDKYPFSKIKIDRSFVSGLDVGRKSDAIIRAVAEMANTLEMEIVAEGLETVEQVRAVRAAGCTLGQGYYFSRAVPDYLAALLLVQEHEGARRLTA, encoded by the coding sequence ATGGTCATGGCCTATCTGCTGCCCCGGCTCCAGTCGCTCAAGAAATCGCTGCTGGAATTGTTGTTCGAAGTCGGGGCGTTCGCTTACGCCGGTGTATGCGGCCTGATCGCCGCGCAGTGTATGGTGCTCAACGCGCCGTCGAGCGTCCAAACACTGACGGTCGCGAACGCGATGAGCTATGGCGCCGCGATGGCGTCGCGCAATGCCGGGCGCCCAGCCATTGCGATCGGCCAACTGGTCCTCGCGGCCGGACCCGTGATCATTGCCGGCGCGATCTCGCCCGATCTCGCGCATCGCGTCCTCGCGGGGATCACAGCGCTATTCCTGCCCGCGATGATCTCCATCTCGGTATCGATCTTCGAAGTGATGCGTACCTCGATCGCCGCCGCCGAGACGAGCACCCGCCTCGCAGAAAAGATGCAGCTCCTTGCCCGGACCGACGTGGTCACCGGGCTGTACAACCGCGCGGGTCTCAACCACCACCTAGTCGAGCGGCTGATGCGGCTTCAGGGCAACCGCAAATTTGCGCTGTTCTGGCTCGATCTCGACCGCTTCAAGGAGGTCAACGACACGCTCGGCCACCCGGTAGGCGACCGGGTGCTGTCTGAAATCGCGACCCGGCTGCGCAAGCAGTGCCCGCCCGACGCCACGATCGCGCGGTTCGGCGGCGACGAGTTCATTATCGCCTGCGAGACCGACAGCCGCGGCGAGCTAGAGACGCTCGCGGCCAGCCTGCTCGAGGCGATCACCCAGCCGATCAGGATCGATGGAGATCGGCTACAGATCCATTCGTCGATGGGCATTGCCATGATGCCCGACGACGGCAACGACATTGACAGCCTGATGCAGGGCGCGGACCTCGCGCTATATCATTCCAAGGTCAACGGGCGGAACCAGTTCAGCTTCTTCGACCCGTCGATGACCCGCGACCTGGTCCGTCGCCGCGAGATCGAATCCGAACTGCGGCTTGCGATCCAGCGCGAAGAGCTCTCGATCTATTTCCAGCCGATCGTCGATCTCGGCACGGGCCGCATTCGCAGTTTCGAAGCCTTGGTCCGCTGGTTCCACCCGGAAAAGGGCGAGCTCAAACCCGACGAATTCATCCCCGTCGCCGAAGAGACCGGGGTCATCATCACGCTGGGCAACTGGATCACTGCGCAGGCCGCCAAGACCGCGGCGCAGTGGCCCGAGGACGTGACCCTATGCGTCAACCTCTCGCCGCTGCAACTGCGCGCGCCGGGTGCGGCGCTGGGCATTCTTGGCGCGATCCGCGAGGCCGGACTGAAGCCTTCTCGGCTAGAACTCGAAATCACCGAGAGCGTGTTCCTCGAGGCCGACGAGACAACGGACAACTTTATCCGCCAGCTCGCCGCCGAAGGGGTCCGCTTCGCGCTCGACGACTTCGGCACCGGCTATTCGTCACTCGGCTATCTCGACAAATATCCCTTCAGCAAGATCAAGATCGACCGCAGCTTCGTTTCGGGGCTCGACGTTGGCCGCAAGAGCGACGCGATCATCCGCGCCGTGGCCGAGATGGCCAATACCCTGGAGATGGAGATCGTCGCCGAAGGGCTCGAGACGGTCGAGCAAGTCCGCGCGGTGCGAGCGGCGGGCTGTACCCTTGGCCAGGGCTATTATTTCAGTCGCGCGGTGCCCGATTATCTCGCCGCGCTGCTGCTGGTGCAAGAACACGAAGGTGCGCGACGGTTGACCGCTTGA
- the mdh gene encoding malate dehydrogenase: MARKKIALIGAGNIGGTLAHLAAQKELGDIVLFDVVEGVPQGKALDLSQCGPVEGFDAKITGTNDYADIAGADAIIVTAGVPRKPGMSRDDLLGINLKVMKAVGEGIKNHAPGAFVICITNPLDAMVWALREFSGLPHNMVVGMAGVLDSARFSHFIADEFKVSVRDVNTFVLGGHGDTMVPVPAYSTVNGIPVPDLIKMGLSTKERIDAIVQRTRSGGGEIVALLKTGSAFYAPAASGIAMAEAFLNDQKRILPSAAWVQGEYGLKDLYVGVPVMIGAGGVEKVIEIDLDDEAKGYLQVSVDAVNELLVACKAIDSSLN; this comes from the coding sequence ATGGCACGCAAGAAGATCGCGCTGATCGGCGCAGGCAATATCGGCGGGACACTGGCGCATCTCGCGGCACAGAAGGAGCTGGGCGACATCGTCCTGTTCGACGTCGTTGAGGGCGTGCCCCAAGGCAAGGCGCTCGATCTGTCGCAGTGCGGCCCGGTCGAAGGCTTCGACGCCAAGATCACCGGCACCAACGATTACGCCGACATCGCCGGGGCCGACGCCATCATCGTCACCGCAGGCGTCCCGCGCAAACCGGGGATGAGCCGCGACGACCTGCTCGGGATCAATCTCAAGGTGATGAAGGCGGTCGGCGAGGGCATCAAGAACCACGCCCCCGGCGCGTTCGTAATCTGCATCACCAACCCGCTCGATGCGATGGTCTGGGCGCTGCGTGAATTCTCCGGCCTGCCGCACAACATGGTGGTCGGGATGGCTGGCGTGCTCGACAGTGCACGATTCAGTCACTTCATCGCCGACGAGTTCAAGGTCTCGGTGCGCGACGTGAACACCTTCGTGCTCGGCGGCCACGGCGACACGATGGTCCCGGTCCCCGCCTATTCGACCGTCAACGGCATCCCCGTGCCAGACCTGATCAAGATGGGCTTGTCGACCAAGGAGCGGATCGACGCGATCGTCCAGCGCACTCGTAGCGGCGGCGGCGAAATCGTCGCGCTGCTCAAGACCGGCTCGGCGTTCTATGCGCCCGCCGCCAGCGGTATCGCCATGGCCGAAGCCTTCCTCAACGACCAGAAGCGCATCCTCCCCAGCGCCGCCTGGGTCCAAGGCGAATACGGCCTCAAGGACCTGTATGTCGGCGTGCCAGTGATGATCGGCGCCGGCGGGGTCGAGAAGGTCATCGAAATCGACCTCGACGACGAAGCCAAGGGCTATCTTCAGGTCAGCGTCGATGCGGTCAATGAGTTGCTGGTGGCGTGCAAGGCAATCGATTCGAGCTTGAACTAG
- the sucD gene encoding succinate--CoA ligase subunit alpha, whose amino-acid sequence MSILVDKNTKVITQGMTGATGTFHTEQALAYGTQMVAGVTPGKGGSTHIGLPIYDTVHDAKAATGATASCVYVPPPFAADSIMEAIDAGIELIVCITEGIPVLDMVRVKRALSGSKSRLIGPNCPGVLTPNECKIGIMPGSIFHKGSVGVVSRSGTLTYEAVHQTTMAGLGQTTAVGIGGDPVNGTNFIDVLELFMADEATKSIIMIGEIGGDAEEQAAQFIKDEARAGRKKPMVGFIAGLTAPPGRRMGHAGAIVSGGKGGAGDKIAAMEEAGIRVSPSPAELGTTLAAMLKETV is encoded by the coding sequence ATGAGTATCCTCGTCGACAAGAACACCAAGGTCATCACCCAGGGAATGACCGGGGCGACCGGCACGTTCCACACCGAGCAGGCGCTCGCCTATGGCACGCAGATGGTCGCCGGGGTCACTCCCGGCAAGGGCGGCTCCACCCATATCGGACTGCCGATCTACGACACCGTCCACGACGCCAAGGCCGCCACTGGCGCCACCGCTTCGTGCGTTTATGTGCCGCCGCCGTTCGCCGCCGATTCGATCATGGAGGCGATTGACGCCGGGATCGAGCTGATCGTGTGCATCACCGAAGGCATCCCGGTGCTCGACATGGTCCGGGTCAAGCGCGCGCTGTCGGGGAGCAAATCGCGGCTGATCGGGCCGAATTGCCCCGGCGTGCTGACACCCAACGAGTGCAAGATCGGGATCATGCCCGGATCGATCTTCCACAAGGGCTCGGTCGGCGTGGTCAGCCGCTCGGGTACGCTGACCTATGAGGCGGTCCACCAGACGACGATGGCGGGCCTTGGCCAGACCACCGCGGTGGGCATCGGCGGCGATCCGGTCAACGGCACCAACTTCATCGACGTGCTCGAGCTGTTCATGGCCGACGAGGCGACCAAGTCGATCATCATGATCGGCGAAATCGGCGGCGATGCCGAGGAACAGGCCGCGCAGTTCATCAAGGACGAGGCGAGAGCCGGGCGCAAGAAGCCGATGGTCGGCTTCATCGCCGGGCTCACCGCGCCTCCCGGCCGCCGCATGGGCCACGCCGGGGCGATCGTCTCGGGCGGCAAGGGCGGCGCGGGCGACAAGATCGCGGCAATGGAAGAAGCGGGCATCCGCGTCTCCCCCTCGCCCGCCGAACTTGGAACCACTCTGGCGGCGATGCTTAAGGAAACGGTTTAA
- a CDS encoding 2-oxoglutarate dehydrogenase E1 component — MGQELHDFLPAMEPGEAQPGPSWARGNWRDGTTEDDLTAALDPLAMQVAIKKAAEKAGTATDAASVEQAAGDSIRAMMLIRTYRVRGHLAAQLDPLGLTKQDLPPDLTPEYHGFSGAALDRPVYLGGALNLEWCSVRQLVDILRANYCGKVGLEYMHIADVEERRFLQERFEGADKSIDFTPEGKKAILGAVIRGEQYEKFLGKKYVGTKRFGLDGGESMIPALEAVIKQGGQLGIKEIVYGMAHRGRLNVLANVMAKPYRVIFHEFSGGSSNPDDVGGSGDVKYHLGTSTDREFDGIKVHMSLVPNPSHLEAVDPVVLGKVRATQVLRDDAIKHDQVLPVLIHGDAAFAGQGIVWECFGFSGIRGYNTGGAIHFVINNQIGFTTSPQFARSSPYPSDVAKGVQAPILHVNGDDPEAVTFACKLAMEFRQKFKRDVVIDMWCYRRFGHNEGDEPSFTQPLMYAQIRQHPPVSALYAARLVEQKVIGEGFADETAAAFVAHLEEEFAGSKSYKPNEADWFAGRWSGLNKPADPVGARRNVPTGIDRKLFDSLGRTLTTVPASLTIHKTLARVIDAKREMFANGSGFDWATAEALAFGSLISEGFGVRLSGQDSGRGTFSQRHAVWVDQTDEHRFVPLWSVPHGRFEVLDSTLSEFGVLGFEYGYALADPKTLVLWEAQFGDFANGAQTIIDQFIAAGEAKWLRANGLVMLLPHGYEGQGPEHSSARLERFLQLCAQDNIQVCNITSPANYFHVLRRQMHRGFRKPLVIMAPKSLLRHPLAKSATEDFVGEGHFRRILSDPNGADDAKTKRLVLCSGKVAYDLMEARDAAARDDIQIVRIEQLYPFPEEALEIRLARMTALEDVVWCQEEPRNNGGWFFVEGCIEQALKGAGVKPQRPRYAGRSASASPATGLASRHTMEQGALVADALGLSVRTEIRRRKKA, encoded by the coding sequence ATGGGTCAAGAACTTCACGATTTCCTCCCCGCGATGGAGCCGGGCGAGGCGCAGCCCGGCCCCAGCTGGGCGCGCGGCAACTGGCGGGACGGCACGACCGAGGACGACCTGACCGCGGCGCTCGATCCGCTGGCGATGCAGGTCGCGATCAAGAAGGCAGCGGAGAAGGCGGGAACGGCAACCGACGCCGCCTCGGTCGAGCAGGCCGCGGGCGACAGCATCCGCGCAATGATGCTGATCCGCACCTATCGTGTGCGCGGCCACCTTGCCGCGCAGCTCGATCCGCTCGGCCTTACCAAGCAGGACTTGCCGCCCGACCTGACCCCCGAGTACCACGGCTTCAGCGGTGCGGCGCTCGACCGTCCCGTCTATCTCGGCGGCGCGCTCAACCTCGAATGGTGCAGTGTGCGCCAGCTCGTCGACATCCTGCGCGCCAACTATTGCGGCAAGGTCGGCCTCGAATACATGCACATCGCGGATGTCGAAGAGCGGCGGTTCCTGCAAGAGCGGTTCGAGGGCGCGGACAAGTCGATCGACTTCACGCCGGAGGGCAAGAAGGCAATCCTGGGCGCGGTAATCCGCGGCGAGCAGTACGAGAAGTTCCTCGGCAAGAAATACGTCGGGACCAAGCGCTTCGGGCTCGACGGCGGCGAATCGATGATTCCCGCGCTCGAAGCGGTGATCAAGCAGGGCGGCCAGCTCGGCATCAAGGAAATAGTCTACGGCATGGCCCACCGGGGCCGCCTCAACGTGCTCGCCAACGTGATGGCCAAGCCCTACCGCGTGATCTTCCACGAATTCTCTGGCGGCTCCTCCAACCCCGACGACGTCGGTGGGTCGGGCGACGTCAAATACCACCTCGGCACCTCGACCGACCGCGAGTTCGACGGGATCAAGGTCCACATGAGCCTCGTCCCCAACCCCAGCCACCTCGAGGCGGTCGATCCGGTCGTGCTCGGCAAGGTCCGCGCGACGCAGGTGCTGCGCGACGATGCGATCAAGCACGACCAGGTTCTGCCCGTATTGATCCACGGCGACGCGGCGTTCGCCGGACAGGGGATCGTATGGGAGTGCTTCGGATTTTCGGGCATTCGCGGCTACAACACCGGCGGCGCGATCCACTTCGTCATCAACAACCAGATCGGCTTCACCACCAGCCCGCAGTTCGCGCGCTCCTCGCCCTACCCCTCGGACGTCGCCAAGGGCGTGCAGGCGCCGATCCTCCACGTCAACGGCGATGATCCCGAGGCGGTCACCTTCGCCTGCAAGCTGGCGATGGAGTTCCGCCAGAAATTCAAACGCGACGTGGTGATCGACATGTGGTGCTATCGCCGCTTCGGCCACAACGAGGGCGACGAACCGAGCTTCACCCAGCCGCTGATGTATGCGCAGATCCGCCAGCATCCACCCGTCAGCGCGCTCTACGCCGCGCGGCTGGTCGAGCAGAAGGTGATCGGCGAGGGCTTTGCGGACGAGACCGCGGCGGCGTTCGTCGCGCATCTCGAGGAAGAGTTTGCCGGGTCGAAAAGCTACAAGCCAAACGAGGCCGACTGGTTTGCGGGGCGCTGGAGCGGCCTGAATAAGCCCGCCGACCCGGTCGGCGCGCGGCGCAACGTGCCCACCGGTATCGATCGCAAACTGTTCGATAGCCTCGGCCGCACCCTGACCACCGTCCCTGCCAGCCTGACGATCCACAAGACGCTCGCCCGGGTCATCGACGCCAAGCGCGAGATGTTCGCCAACGGCAGCGGCTTCGATTGGGCAACCGCCGAGGCGCTGGCGTTCGGCTCGCTGATCTCCGAAGGTTTCGGGGTGCGCCTGTCGGGTCAGGATTCGGGCCGCGGCACGTTTAGCCAGCGCCACGCGGTGTGGGTCGATCAAACCGACGAGCACCGCTTTGTCCCGCTGTGGTCGGTTCCGCACGGGCGTTTCGAGGTGCTCGACAGCACGTTGTCCGAATTCGGCGTGCTCGGCTTTGAATACGGCTATGCGCTCGCCGATCCCAAGACGCTGGTGCTGTGGGAGGCGCAGTTCGGCGATTTCGCCAACGGGGCGCAGACGATCATCGACCAGTTCATCGCCGCTGGCGAGGCCAAGTGGCTGCGCGCCAACGGCTTGGTGATGCTGCTGCCGCACGGCTACGAAGGCCAGGGGCCGGAGCACTCCTCCGCGCGGCTCGAGCGGTTTCTCCAGCTCTGCGCGCAGGACAACATCCAGGTCTGCAACATCACCTCGCCGGCCAACTATTTCCACGTCCTGCGCCGCCAGATGCACCGCGGCTTCCGCAAGCCGCTGGTGATCATGGCGCCCAAGTCGCTGCTACGGCATCCATTGGCCAAATCGGCGACGGAGGACTTCGTCGGCGAAGGCCACTTCCGCCGGATCCTGTCCGATCCCAATGGAGCCGACGACGCGAAGACCAAACGCTTGGTCCTGTGCTCGGGCAAGGTCGCCTACGACCTGATGGAAGCGCGCGACGCGGCGGCACGCGACGATATCCAGATCGTGCGGATCGAGCAGCTCTATCCCTTCCCCGAGGAGGCGCTGGAGATCCGCCTGGCCAGGATGACCGCGCTGGAAGACGTGGTCTGGTGCCAGGAAGAGCCGCGCAACAACGGCGGCTGGTTCTTCGTCGAAGGCTGCATCGAACAGGCGCTCAAGGGTGCGGGGGTCAAACCGCAGCGCCCGCGCTATGCCGGGCGCTCCGCCAGCGCCTCACCCGCCACCGGACTCGCCAGCCGCCACACGATGGAACAGGGCGCGCTCGTCGCCGATGCGCTCGGGCTGTCGGTCCGCACCGAAATTCGCCGCCGCAAGAAGGCCTGA